The proteins below are encoded in one region of Maridesulfovibrio ferrireducens:
- a CDS encoding N-acetylmuramoyl-L-alanine amidase gives MARQIDIIIVHCSDSTWGNAEVINQWHLQNGWSGIGYHGVILNGHPTSHGDYDPTLDGFIESGRSLEVVGAHCKGYNSRSVGLCLIGKDFFTDMQMEVLYQKLAELLKLYGLDPDAIYGHYEMDDHKTCPNLDMDEVRARLWEMWS, from the coding sequence ATGGCACGTCAAATAGACATAATAATAGTTCACTGCTCGGATTCAACTTGGGGCAACGCGGAAGTAATCAATCAATGGCATCTTCAGAACGGTTGGAGCGGGATCGGATACCACGGGGTAATCCTGAACGGCCACCCCACAAGCCACGGCGACTATGATCCGACTCTTGACGGATTCATTGAATCTGGTCGTTCACTCGAAGTGGTTGGCGCACATTGCAAAGGCTACAACAGCCGTTCCGTAGGACTCTGCCTAATTGGTAAAGACTTTTTCACAGATATGCAGATGGAAGTTCTTTATCAGAAACTGGCTGAATTGCTCAAGCTGTACGGACTAGATCCAGACGCAATTTACGGACACTACGAAATGGATGACCACAAAACCTGTCCTAATCTGGACATGGACGAAGTCAGAGCGCGGCTCTGGGAAATGTGGTCATGA
- a CDS encoding major capsid protein produces the protein MGVLISTPYDDENAFGAMELTAGINFIQPTYGLLLPSGLFNPVGVSTKTISIEMVNNQLQLLETKPEDGDANLSTQEERSMVTFKIPHIPLRDTIRPSEFSGIRAFGGTELDHAHNVMEKKSLKNRRRFELTWEHLMWGALKGEIIDGDGSRVLFNLYDKFEVTKKVIDFELHNPKTDVDGKCEEIVAHVERYLQGDTMTEVVCRVSPEFFRLLITHPNVEKFYLAQSGAAKLVGASFKAFVFGNVRFEVYRGQAPTSKGVQRRFINPGEGIAYPEGTYETFGGAWGPGEFMDTVNTEGIPIYARRKVLDFDKGLDLYYESNPIFLCMRPQVLVTVTAGEEFEIP, from the coding sequence ATGGGTGTTTTAATTTCAACCCCCTATGATGACGAGAATGCTTTCGGAGCAATGGAACTTACAGCAGGGATCAACTTTATCCAGCCAACTTATGGGTTGTTGCTTCCGTCCGGCCTATTTAATCCTGTTGGAGTTTCAACAAAAACTATTTCTATTGAAATGGTGAATAACCAGCTTCAGTTGCTCGAAACTAAGCCCGAAGATGGAGATGCTAACCTTTCTACTCAAGAAGAACGTAGCATGGTTACTTTCAAAATTCCGCACATCCCGCTCAGAGATACTATCCGTCCGAGTGAATTTTCCGGGATTAGAGCCTTTGGCGGAACAGAACTTGATCACGCCCACAATGTAATGGAAAAGAAATCCCTAAAAAACCGCCGCCGTTTTGAACTCACTTGGGAACATCTCATGTGGGGAGCTTTAAAAGGTGAAATCATTGACGGCGATGGTTCACGAGTTCTTTTCAATCTCTATGACAAATTCGAAGTTACTAAAAAGGTAATCGATTTTGAACTTCACAACCCAAAAACTGACGTTGATGGAAAGTGTGAAGAAATAGTTGCCCATGTTGAAAGGTACCTTCAGGGCGACACTATGACTGAGGTTGTTTGTCGCGTGTCACCTGAATTTTTCCGCTTACTGATCACTCATCCAAATGTTGAAAAGTTCTATTTGGCGCAAAGTGGTGCAGCAAAACTGGTTGGAGCATCATTCAAAGCCTTTGTTTTCGGCAACGTCCGATTTGAAGTTTACCGCGGGCAAGCTCCAACCTCAAAAGGAGTGCAACGTCGTTTCATTAATCCCGGTGAAGGCATTGCTTATCCAGAAGGAACTTATGAAACGTTTGGTGGAGCTTGGGGACCAGGCGAGTTTATGGACACAGTAAACACCGAAGGAATTCCCATCTACGCCCGTAGAAAGGTTTTGGATTTTGATAAAGGCCTCGACCTCTACTACGAGTCCAACCCAATATTCCTATGTATGCGCCCGCAAGTACTTGTCACTGTCACTGCTGGCGAAGAGTTTGAGATTCCATAG
- a CDS encoding head decoration protein, protein MYKQKKAIHDIVIRENDRDFGRENVTIGQSKKHPVGTVMGRKLFSVPEAATPGAGNVGLGNMSDISINMLAMYGPYTMTCVEAEAAGGRFIVTTPEGVRLPDALVGTPFVSPHINFTISDSDPDFVVGDSFTVEIGPGDGKAFQLDPAATDGTQIPYGFTADEYDATNNDFPGVVIKERALIRASNLVWPEGFTPDQIENALTIFASRSILNKEGV, encoded by the coding sequence ATGTATAAACAAAAAAAAGCAATCCACGACATCGTTATCCGTGAAAACGACCGGGACTTTGGTCGCGAAAATGTAACCATTGGTCAGAGCAAGAAACATCCTGTCGGTACTGTGATGGGCCGTAAACTTTTTTCCGTACCTGAAGCAGCTACACCCGGAGCCGGAAATGTCGGATTAGGCAACATGTCAGATATCTCAATTAATATGCTGGCAATGTACGGCCCCTACACAATGACTTGTGTTGAAGCTGAAGCGGCAGGTGGTAGATTTATCGTTACCACTCCAGAAGGAGTTCGCTTGCCGGATGCACTTGTCGGAACTCCTTTTGTATCTCCACATATCAACTTCACCATAAGTGACAGTGATCCTGATTTTGTCGTCGGAGATTCCTTCACTGTTGAAATTGGTCCCGGTGACGGAAAAGCTTTTCAGCTTGATCCTGCGGCAACTGACGGGACTCAAATCCCCTACGGATTCACCGCCGACGAATACGACGCAACCAACAATGATTTCCCCGGTGTCGTTATAAAAGAAAGAGCTTTAATCCGCGCTTCGAACCTTGTCTGGCCTGAAGGCTTCACACCGGACCAGATAGAAAATGCTCTGACAATCTTCGCATCTAGATCAATACTCAATAAGGAAGGTGTCTAA
- the sppA gene encoding signal peptide peptidase SppA produces the protein MKTLLRENFWLMEETSLIPFLNSDLTLDAEANAFSGKKRPFKLEGNVAIIKVAGSLNMNFHWPPYCSSYTVIKEQIKAAIADYSVRSILLEIDSPGGTVSGCDDLATAVADADKKKPVYAYSSSQATSAAYWVGSGARYFAAGKTADLGSIGVIMVHMDYTGLYNDAGIKPTIFRAGEFKALGIHLESLSDKAKTSLQSHLDQTCEIFINSIACNRKKLKISNKNEWAEGRVFLGEEAKTIGLIDCVCTRDQLTSHILKEASMDANELRATYPDVVKAIEDNATAEATSQLAGAKTETIKLASDAAIAMFGDTAGGKLKAALEAGLNTEQITTLGLAYDVNVQPEAKVDDSKQAEMLAALLKTDQPGIVPGSKKSNPSAQSFSARMKAKHQGGLANV, from the coding sequence ATGAAAACACTACTTCGTGAAAATTTTTGGTTGATGGAAGAAACATCACTGATACCATTTTTAAACAGTGATCTAACTCTCGATGCCGAAGCGAACGCATTCTCCGGCAAGAAACGCCCTTTCAAGCTCGAAGGAAATGTCGCAATAATCAAGGTTGCTGGTTCACTGAACATGAACTTCCACTGGCCTCCTTACTGCTCTTCTTACACTGTGATCAAAGAGCAGATTAAAGCCGCTATTGCTGATTATTCAGTTCGCTCAATTCTTCTTGAGATCGATTCACCCGGCGGCACTGTCTCCGGCTGTGACGACTTAGCTACTGCGGTTGCTGACGCTGATAAAAAAAAGCCCGTCTATGCTTACTCATCCAGCCAAGCAACTTCTGCGGCATATTGGGTAGGCTCCGGCGCAAGGTATTTCGCAGCTGGCAAAACTGCGGATCTCGGTTCCATCGGCGTGATCATGGTTCATATGGATTACACGGGCTTGTATAATGATGCTGGAATCAAGCCGACAATCTTCCGCGCTGGTGAATTTAAAGCTTTAGGAATTCATCTCGAATCTCTCAGCGATAAAGCAAAAACATCGTTGCAATCTCATCTCGACCAGACCTGCGAAATTTTCATTAATTCAATCGCCTGCAATCGAAAAAAACTTAAAATTTCAAACAAAAATGAATGGGCCGAAGGTCGCGTCTTCCTTGGTGAAGAAGCAAAAACCATCGGCCTCATCGACTGCGTATGCACTCGAGATCAATTAACTTCGCATATCCTCAAGGAGGCTAGCATGGATGCGAATGAACTGCGGGCAACTTATCCCGATGTTGTCAAAGCAATTGAAGACAACGCAACGGCTGAGGCTACCTCCCAATTAGCGGGAGCCAAAACAGAAACAATTAAACTTGCATCGGACGCGGCTATCGCAATGTTCGGAGACACCGCTGGCGGCAAACTTAAAGCAGCCCTTGAAGCTGGACTGAACACAGAACAGATCACAACTCTCGGCCTTGCTTATGATGTAAACGTACAGCCGGAAGCAAAGGTTGATGATTCCAAACAGGCTGAGATGTTAGCGGCATTGCTTAAGACAGATCAGCCGGGAATAGTTCCGGGGTCAAAAAAGAGCAATCCTTCCGCACAGTCCTTTTCCGCAAGAATGAAAGCTAAACATCAGGGCGGTCTAGCTAATGTATAA
- a CDS encoding phage portal protein — protein MNALRKIKRLKAGARANAIRPVRRVGASHGGTMANWNPQRAHRGSERLDRERMQTRTEDIVSNDGHAASIRSTLTTNVAGPGIRPQSSLAAKKLNLTADQILEIESAQEEAFELWTSEAHIGGLLHFADIQALSVSTLIPFGEFCYLCRFLDEPARTRKQRNFSFTLQDIHPLRLKTPPNELMSPYLRDGINFDEDGEVDGYYIHTPAEINDPESYTYYKAKAGHRRRFFHCFRSVDPEQVRGVSILAPVIKLFRDKYDFLDYELIAQIVTASFPIAIERAIPPEGFDDPMSKDWDPRWYQNVDAGQILYTNPGETVNPISSDRPGNNFDPFFKTVIRTLAAAAGLPYHQVIKDFSETNYSSARAALLESWREFEVYRGWLVRHFLQPIRIMVLEEAYLRGYWKIPAGAPGFYEAMRLWTACRWTPPPRGHIDPDKEAKANERAIATGQKTYKEVLGEQGKDWREEFEQEAVEQNYRKKLNLPVLDPANVQTYPDEPEEQEEEIPKTGAA, from the coding sequence ATGAATGCCCTTCGCAAGATAAAACGCCTTAAGGCTGGCGCTCGTGCTAATGCCATTCGTCCTGTTCGTCGTGTCGGGGCAAGTCATGGCGGCACGATGGCGAATTGGAATCCTCAACGCGCTCACCGCGGCAGTGAACGGCTCGACCGTGAGCGCATGCAGACTCGCACGGAAGACATTGTCTCCAATGACGGACACGCCGCGTCCATCCGCTCGACTCTCACAACAAACGTAGCTGGACCGGGCATCCGTCCACAATCGTCTCTTGCTGCGAAAAAATTAAACCTTACAGCGGATCAAATTCTCGAAATAGAATCCGCGCAAGAAGAAGCTTTCGAACTCTGGACAAGTGAAGCTCATATCGGAGGCCTACTCCATTTTGCAGACATTCAGGCTTTATCAGTTTCTACTTTGATTCCGTTCGGGGAATTCTGCTACTTGTGCAGATTTCTCGACGAACCGGCTAGGACTCGTAAACAGCGCAATTTTTCTTTTACTCTGCAAGATATCCATCCGCTGAGATTAAAAACACCACCGAACGAATTGATGTCTCCTTATCTACGGGACGGCATCAATTTTGACGAAGACGGTGAGGTTGATGGCTACTACATTCACACTCCGGCAGAAATAAACGACCCCGAATCATATACATATTACAAAGCCAAAGCCGGACACCGCCGCCGCTTTTTTCATTGCTTCCGCTCTGTCGATCCTGAACAGGTGCGCGGAGTTTCTATTCTTGCTCCGGTCATTAAACTTTTCCGCGATAAATACGATTTTCTCGATTACGAGCTGATTGCTCAAATCGTCACGGCCTCTTTCCCTATTGCTATTGAACGAGCCATCCCTCCCGAAGGTTTTGATGATCCAATGTCGAAAGATTGGGATCCGCGTTGGTATCAGAATGTTGATGCCGGACAGATCCTTTACACCAACCCCGGCGAAACAGTTAATCCGATTTCCTCGGACCGTCCGGGCAATAATTTTGACCCCTTTTTCAAGACCGTAATCAGAACCTTAGCCGCCGCTGCAGGGCTTCCTTATCATCAGGTTATCAAAGATTTTTCGGAAACAAATTATTCATCTGCAAGAGCCGCACTGCTTGAAAGCTGGCGTGAATTTGAAGTGTATCGCGGTTGGCTGGTTCGGCATTTTTTGCAACCTATCCGCATCATGGTTCTGGAAGAAGCCTACTTGCGCGGTTACTGGAAAATTCCTGCCGGAGCACCCGGCTTTTACGAAGCAATGAGACTCTGGACAGCATGCCGTTGGACACCGCCACCGCGCGGACACATCGATCCAGACAAAGAAGCAAAAGCAAATGAACGTGCAATCGCAACTGGCCAGAAAACATACAAAGAAGTTTTAGGCGAACAGGGCAAAGACTGGCGCGAAGAGTTTGAGCAAGAAGCAGTAGAACAAAATTATCGGAAAAAACTCAACTTGCCTGTACTCGACCCTGCCAATGTGCAGACCTACCCGGATGAGCCGGAAGAACAAGAAGAAGAAATCCCAAAAACGGGAGCCGCATAA
- a CDS encoding Bro-N domain-containing protein yields MQNNIIPFDFGDNLVRVIMRDTQPWFLAKDVCDVLEHSNHRMAIQGLDEDEKGVSNAYTLGGEQNITVVSESGLYSLIFRSRKPEAKKFRKWVTSEVLPTLRKTGTYECKPLFAEPNLNLPDAALFLKPALRTTAMNAAMQMVKHAGGNLDDFDALYVKYCSMLAAKPSVAHELEGLPPVRYCPNSDGLILDEHMFQQWAVKRLAPALQKGERATKLYHDFKLFCKKNKVAPPSIKKWGELMTERFDKFKSGCIKYRVGLTEPFGRQTRRTRN; encoded by the coding sequence ATGCAGAATAATATTATTCCCTTCGATTTTGGCGATAATCTTGTGCGGGTAATTATGCGTGATACTCAACCTTGGTTTTTGGCTAAAGATGTTTGCGATGTTTTGGAACATTCAAACCACCGAATGGCTATCCAAGGACTTGACGAAGATGAAAAGGGGGTAAGCAATGCTTACACCCTTGGAGGCGAACAAAATATTACTGTTGTTTCCGAATCCGGCCTATATTCGTTAATCTTCCGCTCCCGCAAACCCGAAGCAAAGAAATTCCGCAAGTGGGTAACGTCCGAAGTGTTACCCACTTTGCGTAAAACAGGAACATACGAATGCAAGCCTCTTTTCGCTGAACCTAATTTAAATTTGCCAGATGCGGCCCTGTTCTTAAAACCGGCCCTACGCACCACGGCAATGAATGCCGCCATGCAGATGGTGAAACACGCAGGTGGGAATCTTGACGATTTTGATGCTCTGTACGTCAAATATTGTTCCATGCTTGCCGCTAAGCCGTCCGTAGCGCACGAGCTGGAAGGCTTGCCGCCTGTACGCTATTGTCCTAACTCGGACGGGCTTATCCTTGACGAGCATATGTTCCAGCAATGGGCAGTCAAACGGCTTGCACCAGCCCTGCAAAAAGGCGAGCGGGCAACTAAGCTGTATCACGACTTCAAGCTTTTTTGTAAAAAGAATAAAGTAGCCCCGCCTAGTATCAAAAAATGGGGAGAACTGATGACCGAGCGGTTTGATAAATTTAAAAGTGGGTGCATCAAATACCGTGTCGGACTAACCGAACCATTCGGAAGACAGACTCGCAGGACAAGAAACTAA
- a CDS encoding AlpA family transcriptional regulator, with product MSIERNFNRLDVQKILICGKSKFWDLVSKGEFPNAFKVGPSIRIPASDIEAYKEKYRVDLNGK from the coding sequence ATGAGTATTGAGCGCAATTTCAACAGGTTGGATGTTCAAAAAATCCTAATATGTGGCAAAAGTAAATTCTGGGACTTAGTATCAAAGGGTGAGTTTCCAAATGCTTTTAAAGTCGGGCCATCTATTCGGATTCCTGCTTCTGATATTGAAGCATATAAAGAGAAATATAGAGTTGATTTAAATGGTAAATAA